From the Paenibacillus sp. FSL H8-0548 genome, one window contains:
- a CDS encoding EAL domain-containing protein encodes MSAYASVLLLLLFMLPVIYMIDTSLVILRRNPQHIENRLASLTTALLGIMIFLQYIQLLILEEHRLIYTTFLLYPVALAAAGMSVLLHLKVTSSYHEISNRRSMGLAASPLIFYILFLSLLGKQLFFNGGWVNGAWRQAAFLPGMVIVMVLFFFVSVFNITICLAARKRSTNIFTRNRYTVLFKANLYYHCATFFVLVLFAIFPLIEYSSYSYVCIITLIWSISLRHFMKYDVLPSVIKKYELLYHLSPTAILMLDRQMLLKEANPGAVRLLGFENEAELKNKALFDFLVEADRQNIRKDYEASFPRQNWRNYEMTIVDREEQRRIILMDTEMMTGSEEGFILAIIRDITQQKEEERLVHFLAHHDALTNLPNRYYFNRELEASLEAVKESKSLLGVMLIDLDRFKLINDTLGHQYGDEALVEVAKRLLNSVDEKYLLARLGGDEFIILIRNVAEYDDIVSLAEKIHQDFQLPITLQEQDFYLGGSIGISIHPFDDNTSAGLIKRADIAMYNAKHNGGNQYRLYTNEMIAVVQRNVKLEKHLRKALELKEFVLYYQPQIDLASGRLIGAEALIRWKSAVLGMVQPGEFISIAEQTGLINEIGQWVILEACQQGRIWQEQGWGNFILSVNVSSRQFMQPDFVSKVQDNLRLSGLVPERLCLEITESMVVNNLNVAREMLDELVALGIHIAIDDFGTGYSSLSVLRQLPIAIIKIDRSFIMDMNAYDGGLSIVKTIVSMGHDLQKQVVAEGVETIDQLEQLKQLGCDKAQGYYYHRPLPIAEFNELIVEKH; translated from the coding sequence GTGAGTGCTTATGCATCGGTACTGCTTCTATTATTGTTTATGCTTCCAGTTATCTATATGATCGATACGTCTTTAGTCATTCTGAGACGCAATCCTCAGCATATTGAGAATCGCCTTGCATCCCTTACAACGGCTCTACTGGGGATTATGATTTTTCTTCAGTATATTCAGCTGCTCATCTTAGAGGAGCACAGGCTTATTTACACGACTTTTCTGTTGTATCCTGTCGCCCTTGCTGCCGCGGGCATGAGCGTATTGCTACATCTTAAGGTGACGAGCAGCTATCACGAGATTTCTAATCGAAGGAGCATGGGCCTTGCAGCCTCCCCCCTTATTTTTTATATTCTTTTTTTGTCTCTATTAGGAAAACAATTATTTTTCAATGGTGGATGGGTGAATGGAGCGTGGAGGCAAGCAGCCTTTTTGCCAGGCATGGTTATCGTTATGGTGCTTTTCTTTTTTGTTTCGGTCTTTAACATTACCATATGCTTAGCTGCAAGGAAGCGATCAACGAATATTTTTACACGGAATCGTTATACGGTTCTCTTTAAAGCGAATCTATACTATCACTGTGCGACATTTTTTGTACTCGTACTGTTTGCCATCTTTCCTCTTATAGAATACTCCAGCTATTCGTACGTTTGTATTATTACATTAATATGGAGCATTTCGCTGCGCCATTTTATGAAATACGACGTATTGCCCTCTGTCATAAAAAAATACGAGCTGCTCTATCATTTATCTCCAACCGCTATCCTTATGCTGGATCGGCAAATGCTTCTGAAGGAAGCAAACCCCGGCGCGGTACGCCTGCTGGGTTTTGAGAATGAGGCGGAGCTGAAAAATAAAGCCTTGTTTGATTTTCTCGTAGAGGCCGATCGCCAAAACATTCGGAAGGACTATGAAGCAAGCTTTCCGCGGCAGAATTGGAGAAATTACGAAATGACCATTGTAGATCGTGAGGAACAAAGACGAATTATACTTATGGATACCGAAATGATGACCGGGAGCGAGGAGGGCTTTATTCTTGCGATTATAAGGGATATTACACAGCAGAAGGAGGAGGAGCGGCTCGTTCATTTTCTGGCGCATCATGATGCGTTAACGAATCTGCCGAATCGTTATTATTTTAATAGAGAGCTCGAAGCCTCCTTGGAAGCTGTAAAAGAATCAAAGTCCTTGCTTGGCGTAATGCTCATCGACTTGGATCGTTTTAAGCTGATTAATGATACACTTGGACATCAGTATGGAGATGAGGCATTAGTTGAAGTAGCTAAGCGATTGCTTAATAGTGTCGACGAGAAGTATTTGCTTGCCCGCCTTGGCGGAGATGAGTTTATAATTCTCATTAGAAATGTAGCTGAATATGATGATATTGTCTCGCTCGCTGAGAAGATTCATCAGGATTTTCAATTGCCGATTACACTTCAAGAGCAGGATTTTTATTTGGGAGGAAGTATCGGTATCAGTATTCATCCGTTCGATGACAATACATCAGCTGGACTGATTAAGCGGGCAGATATTGCTATGTATAATGCGAAGCATAATGGTGGAAATCAGTATCGCCTATATACGAATGAGATGATCGCCGTCGTGCAGCGCAATGTCAAATTGGAGAAGCATTTGCGCAAGGCGCTTGAGCTTAAGGAATTTGTGCTGTACTATCAGCCCCAGATTGATTTGGCCAGCGGACGCCTAATTGGGGCCGAGGCGCTGATTCGCTGGAAATCGGCGGTGCTTGGCATGGTTCAGCCAGGAGAATTCATTTCGATTGCAGAGCAAACGGGATTAATCAATGAAATCGGACAGTGGGTCATACTGGAGGCCTGTCAGCAGGGGAGGATATGGCAAGAGCAGGGCTGGGGGAACTTTATTTTATCCGTCAACGTTTCATCAAGACAGTTCATGCAGCCGGATTTTGTAAGCAAGGTTCAGGACAATTTACGATTAAGCGGCTTGGTGCCCGAGCGGTTATGCTTAGAGATAACGGAGAGTATGGTCGTCAATAATCTGAACGTGGCGCGTGAAATGCTCGATGAGCTTGTAGCGCTGGGCATTCATATTGCCATTGATGATTTTGGTACAGGCTATTCGTCATTGAGTGTTTTAAGACAGCTTCCCATTGCGATCATTAAGATCGACCGTTCGTTTATTATGGACATGAATGCCTATGATGGCGGTTTATCGATTGTGAAAACGATCGTGTCTATGGGGCATGATTTGCAGAAGCAGGTCGTAGCAGAAGGGGTGGAAACGATCGATCAGCTGGAGCAGCTGAAGCAGCTTGGGTGTGACAAGGCGCAGGGGTACTATTATCATAGACCGCTTCCAATCGCTGAGTTTAATGAGCTGATCGTGGAAAAGCATTAA
- a CDS encoding lipoate--protein ligase, which yields MRFVSNNGNTDPTLNLALEEYILRSLPDNDDYLLFYINEPSIIIGKNQNTVEEINAEYVESNHIHVVRRLSGGGAVYHDLGNLNFSFIMKDDGKSFHNFKKFTEPVVRALQQLGVNAEMTGRNDLQVGERKISGNAQFSTKGKMFSHGTLLFDSEIENVVSALKPSAEKYVSKSTKSIRSRVANITEFLKEPLTIEQFRQSLLQSIFEQSGQIPFYELTEQDWDNVQKLANERYRSWEWNYGLSPAFNVQQKKRIEGAGTFDIRLQVEEGMIVNAAIFGDFFGRGDSNEVAIQLIGTRYEASALKQVLAGIDLSYYFGPVTLEEWLTLLL from the coding sequence ATGCGTTTTGTAAGCAATAATGGCAACACCGATCCAACGCTGAATTTGGCATTAGAAGAATACATATTGCGTTCATTGCCTGACAATGACGATTACTTGCTCTTCTACATTAACGAGCCATCGATTATCATTGGCAAAAACCAGAACACCGTAGAAGAAATTAATGCGGAATATGTGGAAAGCAATCACATACATGTCGTTCGCAGACTCTCTGGCGGCGGAGCAGTCTATCATGATCTTGGCAATTTAAATTTCAGCTTCATTATGAAGGACGACGGAAAGTCCTTTCATAATTTCAAGAAATTTACCGAGCCGGTTGTCCGCGCGCTGCAGCAGCTAGGCGTTAATGCAGAAATGACGGGACGCAATGACCTTCAAGTCGGGGAGCGGAAAATTTCCGGAAATGCGCAATTTTCCACGAAGGGTAAAATGTTCAGCCATGGCACGCTTCTTTTTGATTCCGAAATTGAAAATGTCGTATCTGCGCTAAAACCAAGTGCAGAGAAGTATGTATCGAAATCAACGAAATCAATTCGCAGCCGTGTTGCTAACATTACTGAATTTTTGAAGGAGCCGCTAACGATCGAGCAGTTCCGGCAAAGCCTTCTTCAATCCATCTTCGAGCAATCCGGGCAAATTCCTTTCTATGAGCTCACCGAGCAGGATTGGGATAATGTACAGAAGCTGGCCAACGAGCGCTACCGCAGCTGGGAATGGAACTACGGGCTCTCTCCTGCCTTTAACGTACAGCAGAAGAAGCGCATCGAGGGAGCAGGAACGTTTGATATCCGTTTGCAGGTTGAAGAAGGAATGATTGTAAATGCGGCGATATTTGGTGATTTCTTCGGACGCGGCGACAGCAACGAAGTTGCCATTCAGCTCATCGGCACCCGCTATGAAGCCTCCGCATTAAAGCAGGTACTTGCAGGCATTGATTTGTCCTACTATTTTGGCCCTGTAACGTTGGAAGAATGGCTCACCTTACTGTTATAA
- a CDS encoding DEAD/DEAH box helicase, translated as MSVHLSHRIIKLLCGDAFYARGQAYYKDGKVTIDSSNAELSSFTATVLGNHRCEVEIAIDKNGDVDAECSCLAFSTYDSYCQHVAAALLSIHDLQNEAIQPARKFPSLLHPEDQPYDDEAEDSDAAHLSTRFARHAGLEASDPQLASSMLELFSSRPPLSSGRRSLFDTRTLLEVEITCKLYPYGYRKQMFGIELKVGPKRLYIVQRIREFLEKVERREPFVFSKHFTYDPSLHSFQPENDAVIRQLHQIFRNESLYRQTSNRFYVGDAPASGERLLLVPPFSWDTLLPLLIAAPSVQLSYENHTFTGITISDEALPLSFAFDQAASDGYQLHIEGLEQMIIMEDYGLAVSEGKLLKLQPDACRRLVELKQLLDTSRKPKIHIAPEQMEPFMERVIPGLMKLGSVAIAENISDRILQIQLKAKLYLDRVRDRLLAGLEFQYGDIVINPLEGSDKKRGSDRILLRDGEQERRILELMELVPFAKTESGYIMEDEDSEFEFLYNVVPQLEKLLAVYATSAVKVRVVTKHAAPKVTVNVDERTDWLEFKFNMDGIPDSEIRNLLQSLEVKRKYHRLPNGSLLPLEGAEFQEIIRFLNEVGLRKGEIQGSEFRIPTVRGLHLIDAQESGKAVRLGKSFRRLLENMRNPDNLDFPVPEELSLVLRDYQKYGYQWMKTLAHYRFGGILADDMGLGKTVQAIAFILSVLPEIRERKQPALIISPASLVYNWLNELGKFAPGIRAVIADGSKAERTRVLNGDIEADVIISSYPLLRKDIVQYKKNSWHTLIMDEAQYFKNHATQTAQAVKAIDATYRFALTGTPIENTLEELWSIFGAVFPELFPSRQAFNELTREAVAKRVRPFLLRRLKSDVLQELPEKIESIQASELLPEQKQLYVGFLAKLQQETVKHLNEEGFQKNRIRILAGITRLRQLCCHPALFVEGYEGSSAKFEQLLEIIEECRSAGKRLLIFSQFTEMLGLIGRELGYRGIPFFYLDGQTPAQERVELCNRFNEGERELFLLSLKAGGTGLNLTGADTVILYDLWWNPAVEQQAADRAHRIGQKNVVQVIRLVTQGTVEDKMYALQQKKKNLIDEVIQPGQEALSSLSEQEIRDILMIG; from the coding sequence ATGAGCGTTCACTTGTCTCACCGAATTATTAAATTACTATGCGGCGATGCCTTCTACGCGAGAGGGCAAGCTTACTATAAAGATGGCAAAGTAACGATCGATAGCTCGAATGCAGAGCTGTCCAGCTTTACAGCAACTGTCCTCGGTAATCATCGCTGTGAGGTCGAGATTGCGATTGATAAGAACGGAGACGTTGATGCCGAGTGCTCCTGTCTTGCTTTCAGCACTTACGACAGCTACTGCCAGCATGTAGCTGCGGCGCTTCTGAGCATCCATGATCTTCAGAATGAGGCTATTCAACCAGCCCGCAAATTCCCTTCGCTGCTGCACCCAGAGGATCAGCCTTACGATGATGAGGCAGAGGACAGCGATGCAGCTCATCTCTCCACGCGTTTTGCAAGACATGCGGGGCTGGAAGCATCAGACCCCCAATTAGCCAGCAGCATGCTGGAGCTATTCAGCAGCCGTCCGCCGCTCTCCAGCGGCCGCCGCTCACTCTTCGACACGCGAACGCTTCTCGAGGTGGAAATCACGTGCAAGCTGTATCCTTATGGCTATCGCAAGCAAATGTTCGGCATTGAGCTTAAGGTAGGTCCCAAACGACTCTACATTGTCCAGCGAATCAGAGAATTTCTCGAGAAGGTCGAACGGCGGGAGCCTTTCGTTTTTTCGAAGCATTTTACATATGATCCGAGCCTGCACAGCTTTCAGCCAGAGAATGATGCCGTTATTAGGCAGCTTCATCAGATTTTTCGTAATGAATCGTTATACCGCCAAACCTCGAATCGGTTTTACGTTGGAGATGCTCCGGCTAGCGGTGAACGACTGCTGCTTGTACCCCCGTTTTCTTGGGATACGCTGCTCCCACTGCTGATCGCAGCGCCATCTGTGCAGCTCTCCTACGAGAATCACACCTTTACTGGCATAACCATTAGCGACGAGGCACTTCCACTTTCCTTTGCCTTCGATCAAGCAGCTAGCGATGGCTATCAGCTTCATATCGAGGGTTTAGAGCAAATGATCATTATGGAGGATTACGGGCTCGCGGTTAGCGAGGGCAAGCTGCTGAAGCTGCAGCCCGATGCCTGTAGACGACTCGTAGAGCTCAAACAGCTGCTGGATACCTCTCGCAAGCCGAAAATTCATATTGCGCCGGAGCAAATGGAGCCATTTATGGAGAGGGTAATCCCTGGCTTGATGAAGCTCGGCAGCGTCGCAATTGCGGAGAACATCTCTGACCGCATCCTGCAAATACAGCTCAAAGCGAAGCTCTATTTGGACCGGGTAAGAGATCGGCTGCTGGCAGGACTGGAATTCCAATATGGCGACATTGTTATTAATCCGCTGGAGGGAAGCGACAAGAAGCGCGGCAGCGATCGTATCCTGCTGCGAGACGGGGAACAAGAGCGGCGCATATTAGAGCTTATGGAGCTCGTTCCCTTCGCCAAAACCGAAAGCGGCTATATTATGGAAGACGAGGATTCCGAATTCGAGTTTTTGTACAACGTCGTCCCGCAGCTTGAGAAGCTGCTTGCTGTATATGCCACTTCTGCTGTGAAGGTGCGGGTCGTAACTAAGCATGCAGCTCCAAAGGTAACCGTAAATGTGGATGAACGTACCGATTGGCTTGAATTTAAATTCAATATGGACGGCATTCCAGACTCGGAAATTCGCAATCTCTTACAGTCGCTTGAGGTTAAACGCAAATATCATCGATTGCCAAACGGTTCACTATTGCCGCTGGAGGGTGCGGAGTTTCAGGAAATCATTCGCTTCTTGAATGAAGTCGGCTTACGCAAAGGGGAGATTCAAGGCTCAGAATTCCGCATTCCCACCGTCCGCGGCTTGCATCTCATCGATGCACAAGAAAGCGGGAAGGCTGTAAGGCTCGGCAAATCATTCCGCCGACTGCTGGAAAACATGCGGAATCCAGACAATCTTGATTTCCCTGTTCCCGAGGAGCTCTCCTTGGTGCTTCGCGATTATCAGAAATACGGCTATCAATGGATGAAGACACTCGCTCATTACCGCTTCGGCGGAATTTTGGCAGACGATATGGGACTCGGAAAAACGGTACAGGCAATCGCCTTTATTCTCTCCGTGCTGCCTGAAATTCGGGAGCGCAAGCAGCCTGCACTCATCATTTCTCCCGCTTCACTCGTATACAATTGGTTGAATGAGCTGGGGAAATTCGCCCCTGGCATTCGCGCAGTCATCGCAGATGGAAGTAAAGCCGAGCGCACACGCGTACTAAATGGAGATATAGAGGCAGATGTCATCATTTCCTCCTACCCTCTGCTGCGTAAAGATATTGTGCAATATAAGAAGAATAGCTGGCATACGTTAATCATGGATGAGGCGCAATATTTCAAAAATCATGCGACGCAAACCGCGCAGGCAGTCAAAGCGATCGATGCCACATACCGCTTTGCCTTGACGGGTACGCCTATTGAAAATACGTTGGAGGAGCTTTGGTCTATTTTTGGAGCGGTATTCCCTGAGCTGTTTCCAAGCAGACAAGCCTTTAACGAGCTTACTCGGGAAGCGGTCGCTAAGCGGGTTCGTCCGTTTCTGCTGCGCAGGCTAAAGAGTGATGTTCTTCAGGAGCTGCCGGAAAAAATCGAATCGATCCAAGCCTCTGAGCTGCTGCCGGAGCAGAAGCAGCTGTATGTAGGGTTTCTTGCCAAGCTTCAACAGGAAACGGTCAAGCATTTGAATGAGGAAGGCTTCCAAAAAAATCGTATTCGGATTTTGGCAGGCATAACGAGACTTCGGCAGCTCTGCTGCCATCCCGCGCTGTTCGTTGAGGGCTATGAGGGGAGCTCTGCTAAGTTTGAGCAGCTGCTCGAAATTATCGAGGAATGCCGGAGCGCCGGCAAGCGGCTGCTCATCTTCTCGCAATTTACCGAAATGCTCGGTCTAATAGGGCGGGAGCTTGGCTACCGCGGTATCCCGTTTTTCTATTTGGATGGTCAGACGCCAGCGCAGGAGCGTGTTGAGCTCTGCAATCGATTTAATGAAGGAGAGCGTGAGCTCTTCCTCCTGTCCTTAAAGGCGGGCGGTACTGGACTTAACCTTACTGGCGCTGATACCGTTATTCTATACGATCTGTGGTGGAATCCCGCCGTCGAGCAGCAAGCTGCTGACCGTGCGCACCGCATTGGACAAAAAAACGTAGTACAAGTTATACGGCTCGTCACGCAAGGAACGGTGGAGGATAAAATGTACGCGCTCCAGCAAAAGAAGAAAAATCTGATCGACGAGGTCATTCAGCCAGGCCAGGAGGCGCTGTCGTCCTTGAGCGAGCAGGAAATCCGCGATATTCTAATGATTGGTTAA
- a CDS encoding bile acid:sodium symporter: MKINREALEKNQIIVYVAALVLGVVLGALFPQGSPSLNAMISPLLAVLLYSMFAQLPFLKLRKALVNRRFVAAILTTNFVIVPVVVWLLSYLLPQSTPVLIGVCLVLLTPCIDYVIVFTQLGRGNEKLMLAVTPILFVAQMLLLPLYLKLIIGEAAANIVSAGPFLESFLILIVLPLLVAIAVQLWAMNGKHGAAVLAGTAWLPVPFMAIVLFVIVASQIGKVYSELELILAVVPVYLLYLFIMPLISRVMAHWFRLDDGAGRALLFSSGTRNSLVVLPLALSLPGDWAMIASAVIVTQTIVELGAELVYIRIIPALLYRDSENTKR; the protein is encoded by the coding sequence TTGAAGATAAACAGAGAAGCATTAGAAAAGAATCAAATCATCGTGTACGTTGCGGCGCTTGTCCTAGGAGTTGTGCTTGGAGCACTATTTCCGCAGGGTAGCCCTTCGCTTAATGCTATGATTTCGCCACTACTAGCGGTATTGCTTTACAGCATGTTTGCGCAGCTGCCATTTTTGAAGCTGCGCAAGGCGCTGGTTAACCGTCGTTTTGTTGCGGCGATATTGACGACTAATTTTGTAATCGTTCCCGTTGTTGTATGGCTATTAAGCTATCTATTGCCGCAATCGACACCGGTTCTAATAGGAGTATGCCTCGTACTGCTCACGCCATGCATTGACTATGTTATTGTGTTTACGCAGCTTGGACGAGGCAACGAAAAGCTGATGCTTGCCGTTACGCCTATTTTATTCGTCGCTCAAATGCTCTTGCTTCCCCTATATTTAAAATTAATAATCGGCGAAGCAGCAGCAAATATCGTGAGTGCCGGGCCTTTTCTCGAATCGTTTCTTATTCTTATTGTTCTGCCCTTGCTTGTTGCCATAGCAGTCCAATTATGGGCGATGAACGGCAAGCATGGTGCGGCTGTACTAGCTGGCACTGCATGGCTGCCGGTACCGTTTATGGCTATAGTGCTGTTTGTTATCGTGGCTTCGCAAATTGGCAAAGTATATAGCGAGCTTGAGCTCATCCTAGCGGTTGTGCCTGTATATTTGCTTTATTTATTCATCATGCCGCTTATCTCTCGCGTAATGGCTCATTGGTTCCGTCTTGATGACGGGGCGGGACGTGCGTTATTGTTCAGCTCCGGGACACGCAATTCGTTAGTCGTGCTTCCTTTGGCCTTGTCCTTACCGGGTGATTGGGCAATGATCGCCTCGGCGGTCATCGTTACGCAAACCATTGTTGAGCTTGGCGCAGAGCTCGTATATATTCGCATAATTCCCGCGCTCCTCTATCGAGACTCCGAGAATACGAAGCGTTAG
- a CDS encoding class I SAM-dependent methyltransferase, with amino-acid sequence MKQNKYDDMPFFEKYSQMPRSVGGLNAAGEWQAFRALLPNLEGKRVLDLGCGFGWHCRYAREQQAGSVVGVDLSANMLERAKAMTQDSAIDYRQLAIEDIEFQPEQFDVVISSLALHYVEKFDVLCQKINGYLVPGGTFVLSVEHPIFTALAKQDWHYGPEGEKLHWPVDDYYSEGPRQARFLEDDVIKYHRTVAAHMNILIESGFRIMKLSEPQPTEDMLASIPEMRDEMRRPMFLMIAAQKI; translated from the coding sequence ATGAAACAAAATAAATACGACGATATGCCATTTTTCGAGAAATACAGCCAAATGCCCCGTTCAGTCGGTGGTTTAAATGCTGCCGGCGAATGGCAAGCATTCCGTGCGCTGCTTCCGAATCTAGAGGGTAAAAGGGTGCTTGATCTCGGCTGCGGCTTCGGCTGGCATTGCCGATATGCGCGGGAACAACAGGCTGGGTCGGTTGTTGGAGTAGATCTCTCAGCGAATATGCTTGAGCGTGCTAAGGCAATGACCCAAGACTCAGCCATTGACTACCGCCAGCTAGCCATAGAAGACATCGAGTTTCAACCAGAACAATTTGACGTTGTGATAAGCTCTCTCGCTCTCCACTATGTAGAGAAATTCGATGTCCTCTGCCAGAAAATTAACGGCTATCTCGTACCTGGTGGAACCTTTGTGCTCTCGGTGGAGCACCCCATCTTTACGGCACTCGCCAAGCAGGACTGGCATTATGGCCCGGAAGGCGAGAAGCTGCATTGGCCTGTCGATGATTATTATAGCGAAGGTCCAAGGCAGGCCAGATTTCTAGAAGATGATGTGATTAAGTATCATCGAACGGTCGCTGCCCATATGAATATACTCATTGAATCCGGCTTTCGCATTATGAAGCTCTCCGAGCCGCAGCCGACCGAAGATATGCTGGCGAGTATTCCGGAAATGCGTGACGAAATGCGCCGGCCTATGTTTCTTATGATCGCAGCTCAAAAAATATAG
- a CDS encoding NUDIX domain-containing protein: MSCGSELETRDVDGTMRRACTSCSFVHWGNYSIGVGALVVKDERILLVRRAQEPGKGKWTNPGGYIEQLEAIQDTIQREVMEEAGIEAIVKNVVALRDQPRSIHNLYVAFELEYVSGEPTPDNVEVDAAGFFTLQELEAMDVASFTKWLVDVAFHGRSEGLMLDTNPVIPLSGYGLFRI, from the coding sequence ATGTCATGCGGTTCTGAGCTGGAAACACGTGATGTTGATGGGACGATGAGAAGAGCTTGTACGAGCTGCAGCTTTGTCCATTGGGGCAATTACAGTATTGGTGTCGGAGCGCTGGTCGTTAAGGATGAGCGGATTTTGCTCGTTCGCCGGGCTCAGGAGCCTGGAAAAGGGAAATGGACGAATCCAGGCGGCTATATTGAGCAGCTGGAGGCGATTCAGGATACGATTCAAAGGGAAGTCATGGAGGAGGCAGGAATTGAGGCCATCGTCAAAAACGTTGTCGCCTTGCGAGACCAGCCGAGGAGCATACATAATCTCTATGTCGCATTTGAGCTGGAATATGTAAGCGGGGAGCCTACTCCGGATAATGTGGAGGTTGACGCTGCCGGCTTCTTCACCTTACAGGAGCTCGAAGCTATGGATGTCGCCAGCTTCACGAAATGGCTTGTCGATGTTGCGTTTCATGGTCGCTCTGAGGGCTTGATGCTGGATACGAATCCTGTCATTCCACTCAGCGGCTACGGACTCTTCCGAATATAA
- a CDS encoding aldo/keto reductase, translating to MQFRRLGHSGLKVSVLGLGTNAFGKRADFEASKQIIHSALDKGINFIDTANIYAGTESERIIGEVLEGTRHDVILATKAGLPRGAGVNERGSSRHHLQAELESSLKRLKTDYVDLYQIHTFDPETPLEETLRALEDMVRSGKVRYIGASNYFAWELMKALGISARLGLNRFVSTQTSYSLADRTPESELVPMCLDQGVGIIPYFPLAGGILTGKYSSSEQVPDGSRAQTDPNFKRFLQNKTITLGERVGELARQLECSPAVLSLSWLMHQPVVSTVIVGATKAEQLEENMKSVSMQLSAASLQELDAASSSFRHGEPFAFYRLP from the coding sequence ATGCAATTTCGTCGTCTTGGCCATAGCGGCCTTAAAGTGTCTGTACTTGGTTTAGGCACTAACGCCTTCGGAAAGCGGGCTGATTTCGAGGCCTCCAAGCAAATCATTCATAGCGCGCTCGACAAAGGTATTAATTTTATTGATACTGCCAACATTTATGCAGGCACGGAATCGGAGAGAATTATCGGAGAGGTGCTGGAAGGGACGCGGCATGACGTTATCTTAGCGACGAAGGCAGGATTGCCCCGAGGTGCTGGCGTAAATGAACGAGGCTCATCGAGGCATCATTTGCAGGCAGAGCTGGAGAGCAGTCTGAAACGATTGAAAACCGACTATGTTGACCTCTATCAAATTCATACGTTCGATCCTGAAACGCCGCTGGAGGAAACGCTGCGAGCACTTGAGGATATGGTCCGCTCGGGCAAGGTTCGTTATATAGGAGCATCTAATTATTTCGCTTGGGAGCTAATGAAGGCGCTTGGCATAAGCGCTCGGCTAGGATTGAACCGATTCGTGTCGACACAGACAAGCTATTCTCTTGCCGACAGAACACCAGAGAGCGAGCTGGTTCCGATGTGCCTGGATCAGGGCGTTGGCATTATTCCTTATTTCCCGCTGGCGGGTGGTATCTTGACAGGTAAATACAGCTCAAGCGAGCAGGTGCCGGATGGTTCAAGAGCTCAGACAGATCCTAACTTCAAAAGATTTTTGCAAAACAAAACGATCACACTAGGGGAGAGAGTAGGCGAGCTTGCCCGTCAACTGGAATGCAGCCCGGCTGTGCTGTCGCTTTCCTGGCTCATGCATCAGCCGGTCGTTTCTACCGTTATCGTAGGGGCCACTAAGGCAGAGCAGCTTGAGGAAAATATGAAGAGCGTGTCAATGCAGCTATCCGCGGCATCCCTGCAGGAGCTGGATGCCGCCAGCAGCAGCTTCCGTCATGGCGAGCCATTCGCGTTTTATCGATTGCCGTAA